Part of the Candidatus Hinthialibacter antarcticus genome, AAACGTTGCTCACGCCCAAAATCGTTTTGCATTCAGGCAGTTCACGCTTGATGGCCGCGACGCCTTTGATGGTCTGTTCGGCGGAGCCAATATAATTTTTGTCGCCGGTCGCGCAAGGGAACACCAGCGGGTCGAAGATAATTTCTTGCGACTTCACTCCATATTTATTGACGAGAAGATCATGAGACCGCTTGGCGATTTCAACTTTTCGTTCGACCGTCACCGCCATGCCTTGATCGGGGTCTTCGTCGATACATCCTACGACAAATGCGGCGCCGAATTGCCTCGCCATCGGAACGACCTGCTCAAAGCGTTCCTCGCCGTCTTCCAGGTTAATCGAATTGATGATGCTCTTACCCTGGCAATAGGTCAGCGAACGCTCGATGACCGCTGCGTCCGTCGAGTCGATCATTAAAGGCAATTTCACTTTCTTGATGACTTGCTCAAGAAAGGTCTCCATGTCTTCCATCTCTTCCCGGTCGGGGTTGGCCAAACACACATCGAGAATATGCGCCCCGGTGCGGGCCTGCTTACGGCCAATCTCACTGGCTTCTTCAAATTTGTTTTCACAAATGAGACGCTTGAATTTGCGGCTACCGATGACGTTGGTGCGCTCGCCAACCAGGATGGGGCGCTTCTCGTCAGTGGCTTCAAAATATTCAATGCCCGACATGTGGCAGCGGGTGACGGTTTGCGGCTGACGCGGTTTTTTGTTCTCAGCTAATTTGGCGATGGCCGCGATATGCTCCGGCGTTGTCCCGCAACATCCGCCCAGAATGTTGATCCATCCTTCATGGACGAATTGTTCGAGAACCCCGGCGATCATCTCCGGCGTTTCGTTGTAGTTGCCTTCTTCATCCGGCAGCCCGGCGTTGGGGATGCAGCTGATGTTGCACTGCGCCATCTCCGCCAGGGTGCGAATATGGTCTGTCATAAATTTCGGCCCGGTGGCGCAGTTGATGCCGATTGACAACAAGTCGGCGTGTTCCAACGAAGCATAGAGCGCATCGACGCTCTGCCCCGCCAACATGGCGCCCATCGGCTCAATGGTGCCGCTCACCATAATCGGCAGGCGGCGCCCGGTGACTTCAAACGCTTTATGAACGCCGAACAGCCCCGCCTTGGCGTTGCGCGTATCTTGTTGGGTTTCGAGCAACAAGACGTCCGAACCGCCTTCGATTAACGCCTTTGCTTGCTGATAGAAAGTGTCAATTAATTCGTTGAATGTCACGCCGCCAGTGACGGTGATGCTTTTCGTGGTTGGCCCCATCGACCCCGCGACAAAACGCGGCTTGCTTGGCGTGCTCATTGCGTCTGCGGCGCGGCGCGCAATCCGGGTGGCTTCGAGCGTAATTTCTTCCGCCATATCTTGCAGGTCGTATTCAGCTAGTACCAAGGAGGCCGAGCCAAAAGTGTTGGATTCGACGATGTCTGCGCCCGCTTCAAAAAACTGGCGGTGGATGGTTTCAATCACATCCGGCTTGGTCAAAACCAGATTTTCGTTACAGCCTTCAAGATCAGCGCCGCCAAAGTCATCCGGCGCCAGGTCCAAATTTTGGATCGAGGTGCCCATGGCGCCGTCAAATACGACAATGTGGTCTTTTAATCGTTGTTGAAATAGATCAGCGTTCGACATATGTTTCCTTTTTCTATCTATCCATGCGCAACTTTGAGTTGCGGGAATCATTCGGTTTCTCTATATCCGTTCATCCGGATATATGCATATAATAGCGCCGATTCAAAAACAATGAAGGGAAAATAATCAGATCAGGTAAGCAGGATTAGGCGATACGATTGATTACAATATAGAATACACCAAGCGGGACTATCGGTCGTCAGCCCGGATCACCCGGTTTCGGCCTTTTTGTTTTGCTTGATACAGCGCCATGTCCGCGTCACGAATGAGGGTTTCTACGTTTGCATGGAAAGGATTTTGATTATCGGCAACGCCAAAACTCAAAGAAATAGTAATCTCACGGTCATCAAACCGAATCGGCTCTTTCTCAAACCGCAGACGAATACGCTCCGCCAAACCAGCGGCGTCAGCCATCGTCGTTCCAGGATTCACCACCAAAAATTCTTCCCCGCCATACCGTCCGACAGAATCGTACGCCCGGATAGATTCTTGTATTTTTTTGGCAACTTCGCTCAACACCGTATCTCCAGCCAAATGCCCATACTCATCGTTCACCCGTTTAAAATGGTCTAAGTCGATCATGATGGCGCTGATGGGTTCACGCACCCGTTCGACCCGCGCCATCAATTGTTCAAGCAGTTTTAAAATGGCCCCATGATTGGTGATGTTGGTAAGCGCATCATGGGTCGCCGCGTGATGAAGCCGTGTATGCAAATCTAAGATGCGCTTGCCGACCAATAAGCGGGCGCGCAAAATATCACGGTCAAACGGTTTGGAAATAAAATCGTCAGCCCCTGCTTCGAGGCCGCGCACGATGTCTTCTTTGCAGGTTTTTCCTGTTAGAAGAATGATGTAGGTATAAGGTTGGTATTGCTCGCGTTCACGAATCTTTCGACAAAACTCTAAGCCGTCCAAATCAGGCATCAACCAATCGACGACCGCCATGCGAGGAGGCTCTTCGGATTGCATCTCATGCCATGCGGTCAGTCCATCAGCCGCTTCAAGCGCATCATATCCCCACCGTAACAACCACTCACGCACCATACGCCGGGATACAGATTCATCATCCGCAACGATTACTTTCATACGCTCGCTTTCGTCATTTCATACAAAACGTCAGCAACAAATAACTAACTAATACTTTAACGTAGTGTAACGTGGTATTCCAAATGACCAAATGTCGACAATGATGAACATTAAACTAATAAAGCAGCATTCAGCGAAAATGAAAAATTACTTGATCCCTTTTTGTTTACGTATCCGAGGAGCACGACCATATAATTCAGTCATTTCCAGCAAGCGCTTTTTAACGTCATCCGTTAATTGCCCCGGTTTGAGTCGCCACTGCCAGTTGCCGTATGGGCGCCCGGGAAAATTCATTCGCGCCTCTCCGCCCAATCCCAACAAATCTTGCACTGGCGTAACAACCGTGTTCGCGACCGACGCCATCAGAGTTCGGATGCAATCCCAATGGATTTCGTTTCCCGGCGTGTTCAAATATTTTTTTGCGTATGCTTTTTCGTCTGCAATTTCTTTCGCCGTGCGGGTACTGTCTTCTCCGCCGGTTGATTGCCACCACGCAACCGTCGTGTCGTTATCGTGCGTTCCTGAATAGGCGACAATGTCGTTTGGATAATTATGAGGCAGGTCGCCGCAAGCGGCGTCTCCCCCAAACGCAAATTGCAAAATCGCCATACCCGGCAAGCCAAAGCGCTTACGTAGGTTCTCAACCTCTTCTGTAATGACGCCTAAATTTTCTGCGATGATGGGCAACTCACCGCCGAATTCATGGCGCAAATGGTCAAACAACGCGGCGCCGGGGCCGTCGATCCACTCGCCATTGATCGCGGTTTCTTCGCCGCCAGGCACCTGCCAATAGGCTTCAAATCCGCGAAAGTGGTCTAAGCGAACAATATCGACTTGTTTGAAGGTATCGCGAAACCGCGCTGTCCACCACGAATAGCCTTGATCGCGCGCAACGTCCCAATGGTAAATCGGGTTGCCCCATAATTGTCCCGTTTCACTGAAATAATCGGGCGGTACGCCAGCGACAACGCTCGGCTCGCCATTCTCATCCAGTTGAAACAAATACTGGTTCGCCCAAACGTCAACGCTGTCATGCGCAACATAAATGGGAATATCGCCAATCATTTTGATCCCTCGTCGATTGGCGTATTGCTTCACATCGCCCCATTGTTGCATGAAAAGAAACTGCCACGTTTTAATTGACTCGATCGCGTCATGCAATACGTTTTGCCAGCGCCCGATCGTCTCAGAGTCGCGATAAACAAGGCCCGGCTCCCATTGCGTCCAAACCGCTCCCTTGTAATAGTCTTTTAACGCAATAAACAAAGCATAATCATCGAGCCACCAACTATTGTGCAACCAGAACTGGTGATAGTCTTCACGGTCTTTTTCAGACATTGAATCGCGAAACCGCTTGGCGGCTTTTTGTAATACGCGTAATTTTGCGGGAATCACAGCGCCGTAATCAACGCGGCCTTCAGAAAATTCAGGAAACGCATCCAATTCGCTTTGAAGCACAAGACCTTTTTTCGCCAAAATCTCAAAACTCAGCAATAAAGGGTTGCCTGCGAAGGCGGAGAATGACTGATAAGGCGAGTCGCCGTAGCCAGTGTGGCCCAGCGGCAGAACTTGCCAATATTGTTGACCGCTGCTCTGCAAAAAATCAATAAACTGAAATGCCGCTTCTCCCATGTCTCCGATGCCGAAGCGTCCTGGCAATGAAGTTGGATGCAGCAAAATTCCACTTGCGCGTTCAAAAAGCATAGAGGCTTCACTTTCTCAATGAATAAATACAATCCAGTTTATATAACTATATCATGCCTATTAACTGTAAAATAAAAATTAACTGCAAAACAAACTCAGACATTGAAAAGATCACGGCTAGTCCTGACGCATATTATCTATTAAACAGGCGTCGTTCTCATATTCAAACCAAACTATATTTTCGCTCTGCCGCTATAAGCGTTTTTTCCCTTTTGCTAGGATAAGGCGAAGCCCTATTCTAGACCTTATTTAAAAAGGAATAAATAATGAAGCGATTCTTCTTGCCTCTTTCCATTATTGCCGCATTGGTATTGAACACAATTTCCATTCAAGCGGAGATCGAAGTCAAGGTCGAACCGAACCATGAAGACTGGGTATATCAAATTGCGGAACCCATCCAGTTTCAAGTCAGCGTTCTTGATGACGGCAAATCGGTTCAAGGAAACGTGCGGTATAGCATCGGCCCCGAACAAATGGCGCCGTTTCAGTCAGGCAACGCGACATTAGAGGACGGGAAAACCACTCTCAAATCACACGGCCTCGATCGCCCCGGCTTTTTGCGCTGCATGGTCTACGCTGAGGTTGACGGCAAATCATACAAAGGCCTCGCCACTGGCGCATACGACGCGCCCGGCATCAAACCGACCACGCCAATGCCCGACGACTTCGACGACTTCTGGCAAAGCGAACTCGCAGAAATGCGCAATTCCCCGCTCGAGCCGGAATTGGAATTTCTCGAAGATCAAAGCAACGACAAGGTCGACTGCTACCATGTTAGCTTCAATACAGGGCCAAATAACTGGCGCTACACGCCTCGCTTTTACGGCATGTTGGCGGTCCCCAAAGGCGACGGCCCCTTCCCCGGGCTGCTGCAAGTGCCCGGCGCAGGCGTTCGCGCTTACCGACCACAAGCCTACTGGGCGGAACAGGGCATTATTCACCTGACGGTTGGAATCCACGGCATCCCGGTGAATTTGCCAGACCGGCTCTACAACAGTTTGAACCCTGCAGCATTGCGAAATTACTTCTCCGCCAATCTGGATGACCGCGACGAATATTATTACAACCGCGTCTTTTTGGGCTGCGCCCGCGCAGTCGATTTTATTGTTCAACTCGATCAATTCGACGGCAAGACGCTTGGCATTCACGGCGGCAGCCAGGGCGGCGCCTTGTCGATCACAACGGCTGGCCTCGATCCGCGCATCCGTTTTGTCGCGTCAACTTACCCCGCGTTGTGCGACCATTACGGTTACTTGAATGGGCGCGCAGGCGGATGGCCGCACCTGTTTAAAAACATGAACCCATTCACGGTGAAGCAAGATAAAATCGAAACCGCCGCCTATTACGACGTGGTCAATTTCGCCCGCAAATTAGACATGCCTGTTTTGATGGGATTGGGTTACAACGATGAGACCTGCCCGCCGACGTCGATGTTTTCTGCTTACAACTCCATCCCCAGCGAAAAAGAGATCCAAATCATCCCTTACATGGGGCATTGGACCGACAAGAAACACAGCGACTACGCGCATCAATGGCTGATGAAACATCTGAAGCCTTAATCTAAGACACTTTCTCCAGGCGTTCCGCAACCCAAATCTTAATGATGGATTGGCGCGGAACGCCTAACCGCTTCGCTTCTTGATCCAGTTGTTGAATCATCCAGACGGGAAAATCCACGTTTACGCGTTTCTGTTCCTGATTGGGCTTTTTTGATTCAGAAACGACTAAATGTTTTTTGATAGAGCGCCCTTCATCAAATTGTTTATCAAGTTCACGCGCTTTCATAAAGTTCTACCTCATCTTTTCTTGATCGTCGAATGGAATTCGATATAAATAGGCAGATTAATTATAGCAATTAACAAGGGGCCTTTTCGGCCAATGTCATTGACTTAAGACTTTTAGCCCCCCTTTTTAAGGGGGGGACGGCGCTGAAAGCGCCAGGGGGGATTCGGGCGCAACACGTTGCGCCCCTACAGGGCTGATATTTTTGATTTCGTTGCATCAAGGGCTGCCCTCACTTCGCGACGCCTTGGCTTGCCACCCCTTAAGTCAATGACATTACTTTTTCGGCCCCTTGTTCTTTCTACGCTTTTTGGTCTAAAACAACTTGGGAAGATACTCCGGCGGGTCGTTAAACGGCTTCACATCGCCCATCACTAACGAATACATCCGCTCGTGCGCCGTCCGCGCCGCCTCAGCGATTTCTTTGTAGGGCCGATTGCAGGCGTCAAGAAATCCGATGTTATAATTCTCTCCGTCAAAGCGCCCCATCGCCGACTGGTCATACATCGTGAACCAATGTACGCCGACGCAATACGGATTCGCCGCTGCATCTTCCAAGTAATAGCGATACGCGCGTCCCCGGTCGGCCTGCGTATGCACCCGACCGATGCCGGACGCAGGAAGCCCCGCGTCTAATGCGCCAAAATGCCATTCACCGATCATCACCGGCATGTTCAAGCGGGTCGAGGTTTCTTTCGATACGTCAGCCGAAACTTTTTCGGTATAGCTGTTCATGCTGAATACATCGAACTGCTCCATCCCTTTGATGGTCCACTTGGGCGGCGTACTGGCGTAGCGAATACCGAGATTCAAGTGATTGGGATCAACGCTCTTACACGCACTTGAAAGCGCCTTGAACAATTTCTCAACCATCACTTCGCTAAATTCATATAAGTCCTTCTTCGCTTGTTCGGTTAGCCGGTGTTTCCACTCGCCTTGCGCGACTTGCTCTAGGTCCGTCTTGATTCCCCATATTTGAGCAAGCGTTTTGCCGTCGCCGTATTTGGCGCCAAGATGCTTCGCCAGCGCTTTGCGCGTCTCGCATGACGGTGCGTTGAACAGCATCCCCGCCGCAGGCGATTCGCTCGAAAAGCCCCAGGTCGGCTCGTTCATCAAGAAGTACCCAATCAGCGCCTTATCATCGCGAACGGCTTCCAATTGTTTGCCGTATTCCGCCGCATCCAATTCAAAATCCGAATGGAACACGTCAGGGAAATCGCGATAGACCATCTTCGAACGCGCCAATCGCGTCGAAAGCGGAATCACATAGGGAAACTGCGCATCGCGGGCAATGTCCCAATTGGACCAATTTCCGACGGTGTTAAAGCCGACCTGCTTCATCACCGAAAGTGAAATCTTCGCCCAGTTCTGATACCACGCGTCCGCGCCGAACGTGCGCATAAAATTGCATTGCAAATAATTCATAAATTGCCCGTTATAGGCGGAACGATAGCGGCTGCCTTCTTCCGGCAGCCAGGTAAACGCGCTCTCGATGTCTTTTGAAAATGAATTGATATACGCCCGTACGCAATCCAAACCCGACGACCAAAAATAATGCCCATCAGGGTCAATCAAATGCCAGCGCTTGCCATCGTGGTGGGTACGGAAAAAGCCAGTCGAATCGACTTTCTTTTCTTTCCAGCCGCCCCATTTCGAGAAATGTTCAGGCCAAAGGTTTTGGGCCGATTCTTGTTTTTGTTTTTCAAGGCGCGCCTTCATCTCGGTTTCATTTTTTGTACGCCCCGGCCATTGATGAATTAAACTTTGTCCGAGTTCATCTATAAGTTTACCCTTAGGCAAAACAGGCTTGGTTAACCTTGCAGGTTCGTTCTTTAAGGCGAGTAATGGCGTTTGCATCCATCGCACGGGTGATTCGCTTTTGCGCATCACGGTCAGCGTAATGCGGTCGACATTCGCCAGATCAACCCGCTGACCGCCGCAGATCGGTTTCAGCCAAGCGCCCTCGCGCTCCAACCGCCATTTATTCAAGTTGACCGCGCTTAGCGGCAGCCGGATACGCGCTTGCGCCTGATTCAGTCCTTTATAGTGCAAGCTAAACGATGGGCCGTCATTGGCTTCATGCAAGCGAATTTGAAATACCGCCAAATGGTCTCCATCCACAATAAAATCAGAACACAAGTACGAAGCCTCGCTCAACGAGCCTTTCGGGATATTGTATTCCAACCCGGCCCCGGTTTTGTTGCTAGAATACCATGCGCCGTTTTCTAAGAGTTCCTCGCCGCCGTCTTGTTTCAAGCCATTGAGCAATTTCGCAGGCTCCAGCGTCATCAGTGCATGTTCAGCCCCAATCGCGGGCAAAACCGCCCCCGCCGCCAAACCGGCATTGATCTGCACAAACGTCCGTCTTGAGATAAATTGAATTGGTATGGTGTGCATGTTTCCGCCCCCTCTAAGATGGTATTCATACGCTAGCATGCGGCGGGATTGTTGAATAGCCGAAAACAGATGGTTAACAAAATCCCTCCGTGGGAAACCACCCTAGAGACAAACCGGTGAGTTCTGATGTAGAATGCGTTTTTACAAAGCACTACAAGATTGAGGGAGACGGTTGTGTCGAACCTGTCCATTATGGTTGTTGAAGACGAAGAAGAACTTCGCGAAAACTTGACGGACCTGTTGGAGTTTAAAGGCCACGCCGTCACCTCATGCAGCGATGGAGAACAAGCGGTCGCGCAGTTTGAACGCGTGAATCCCCAACTGGTGCTGTTGGATATCCAACTGCCCGGTATCAACGGGCTTGAAGTGTTACGCACCATCAAAGCGCAAAACCGCAATACGCCCGTGGTCATTGTCAGCGCGTCCTCGGCGCCGTCCGTCATTCAAGAAGCCAAGAGCGCCGGCGCCTACAAGATCATCCTCAAGCCTTATGACCACAACGATATTTTACGAGTAATCGACGAAATCACGGCGTCTGGCGCCAACGAATAGAGAGACGATGTCCCCAACCAAATGCTTGCTCATCGTGGATGACGAAGAAGAGATTCGCGAAAACCTGCGCGACTTCGCCGATTTCAAAGGCTTCGACGTCTTAGAAGCGGCCAACGGACGCCAAGCGCTGGAACGACTCCGCGATAATACGCCCGACCTGATTATTTCCGACTTGATGATGCCGGAGATGGGAGGCATCGAGTTTCTGCAACATTTGTCCAAGGAAGGCAACGAAATCCCGGTCGTTATTATGACGGCGTTCGGCACCATGGAATCAGCCATCGAAGCCATGAAGACCGGCGCCAGCGACTTTATCTCCAAGCCGATTGATTTGCCCTACATGATGAAAGTGGTCGAGCGCGTGCTCCACATCAGTGAAATCGAACAGCGCGTGAAAGAACAACAGCGCCAGCTCGACGAAGACCTCCACCACGCCGGACGCATCCAACGCTGCTTGTTGCCCGCTCCCATCGAAATGCCGCGTCTTAAATTAGATTATCGCTTTGAGCCGTTAATCGCCATCGGCGGCGACTATCTGACCGTCCATCAATTTAATGACGACGCATTGACGGCGTCGCTCTACGACGTG contains:
- a CDS encoding diguanylate cyclase yields the protein MKVIVADDESVSRRMVREWLLRWGYDALEAADGLTAWHEMQSEEPPRMAVVDWLMPDLDGLEFCRKIREREQYQPYTYIILLTGKTCKEDIVRGLEAGADDFISKPFDRDILRARLLVGKRILDLHTRLHHAATHDALTNITNHGAILKLLEQLMARVERVREPISAIMIDLDHFKRVNDEYGHLAGDTVLSEVAKKIQESIRAYDSVGRYGGEEFLVVNPGTTMADAAGLAERIRLRFEKEPIRFDDREITISLSFGVADNQNPFHANVETLIRDADMALYQAKQKGRNRVIRADDR
- a CDS encoding response regulator; translated protein: MSNLSIMVVEDEEELRENLTDLLEFKGHAVTSCSDGEQAVAQFERVNPQLVLLDIQLPGINGLEVLRTIKAQNRNTPVVIVSASSAPSVIQEAKSAGAYKIILKPYDHNDILRVIDEITASGANE
- a CDS encoding SpoIIE family protein phosphatase, which gives rise to MSPTKCLLIVDDEEEIRENLRDFADFKGFDVLEAANGRQALERLRDNTPDLIISDLMMPEMGGIEFLQHLSKEGNEIPVVIMTAFGTMESAIEAMKTGASDFISKPIDLPYMMKVVERVLHISEIEQRVKEQQRQLDEDLHHAGRIQRCLLPAPIEMPRLKLDYRFEPLIAIGGDYLTVHQFNDDALTASLYDVSGHGVSAALTANLVYAQLLQRIAENHPPFETVSLLNRFIHDQIQETSMFITLALVHIDLNKNELTCTNAGHPEIYIWRANTQSLESISSHLPPVGVAPTFLGDDTHTTVNIAPGDRIFLYTDGFIEARNQAGKMLGKIGLQNMITQFSALPSSEFLDNIYDEVKTYHHGDIDDDLTFLIIDIL
- a CDS encoding acetylxylan esterase, with product MKRFFLPLSIIAALVLNTISIQAEIEVKVEPNHEDWVYQIAEPIQFQVSVLDDGKSVQGNVRYSIGPEQMAPFQSGNATLEDGKTTLKSHGLDRPGFLRCMVYAEVDGKSYKGLATGAYDAPGIKPTTPMPDDFDDFWQSELAEMRNSPLEPELEFLEDQSNDKVDCYHVSFNTGPNNWRYTPRFYGMLAVPKGDGPFPGLLQVPGAGVRAYRPQAYWAEQGIIHLTVGIHGIPVNLPDRLYNSLNPAALRNYFSANLDDRDEYYYNRVFLGCARAVDFIVQLDQFDGKTLGIHGGSQGGALSITTAGLDPRIRFVASTYPALCDHYGYLNGRAGGWPHLFKNMNPFTVKQDKIETAAYYDVVNFARKLDMPVLMGLGYNDETCPPTSMFSAYNSIPSEKEIQIIPYMGHWTDKKHSDYAHQWLMKHLKP
- the malQ gene encoding 4-alpha-glucanotransferase, whose translation is MLFERASGILLHPTSLPGRFGIGDMGEAAFQFIDFLQSSGQQYWQVLPLGHTGYGDSPYQSFSAFAGNPLLLSFEILAKKGLVLQSELDAFPEFSEGRVDYGAVIPAKLRVLQKAAKRFRDSMSEKDREDYHQFWLHNSWWLDDYALFIALKDYYKGAVWTQWEPGLVYRDSETIGRWQNVLHDAIESIKTWQFLFMQQWGDVKQYANRRGIKMIGDIPIYVAHDSVDVWANQYLFQLDENGEPSVVAGVPPDYFSETGQLWGNPIYHWDVARDQGYSWWTARFRDTFKQVDIVRLDHFRGFEAYWQVPGGEETAINGEWIDGPGAALFDHLRHEFGGELPIIAENLGVITEEVENLRKRFGLPGMAILQFAFGGDAACGDLPHNYPNDIVAYSGTHDNDTTVAWWQSTGGEDSTRTAKEIADEKAYAKKYLNTPGNEIHWDCIRTLMASVANTVVTPVQDLLGLGGEARMNFPGRPYGNWQWRLKPGQLTDDVKKRLLEMTELYGRAPRIRKQKGIK